The proteins below come from a single Aegilops tauschii subsp. strangulata cultivar AL8/78 chromosome 6, Aet v6.0, whole genome shotgun sequence genomic window:
- the LOC109764784 gene encoding uncharacterized protein: protein MEFRSHALAAAGAVRPQCFGCLLPPQPPPPRPRLLCPLSRLSPPSSPATSRISLDAVRCKYAAGYALHILAGGGATCYSLFSIDTLHDHPLQAVANGDCSTLV, encoded by the exons ATGGAGTTCCGATCTCATGCgctggccgctgccggcgccgtccgccCCCAATGCTTCGGGTGCCTTCTGCCGCCGCAGCCACCACCACCACGACCTCGTCTCCTCTGCCCCCTTTCCCGTCTCTCCCCGCCGTCTTCTCCGGCCACCTCCCGCATCTCCTTGGATGCCGTCCGCTGCAAGTACGCCGCAGGGTACGCGCTGCACAtcctcgccggcggcggcgccacATGCTACTCACTCTTCTCCATCGACACGCTCCACGACCACCCCCTTCAG GCTGTAGCTAATGGAGACTGTAGCACGCTGGTATAG